One segment of Phragmites australis chromosome 13, lpPhrAust1.1, whole genome shotgun sequence DNA contains the following:
- the LOC133889665 gene encoding adenine phosphoribosyltransferase 2-like has translation MISSCRMGKQESNNNGGNNMEEDAPAAATAAKENGRGAVDPRLQGISDAIRVVPHFPKPGIMFNDITELLLRPGVFKDAVDMFVERYRGMGIAAVAGIEARGFIFGPAIALAIGAKFIPLRKPKKLPGEVISEAYVLEYGTDCLEMHVGAIEPGEHVVVVDDLVATGGTLSAAIRLLERAGAEVVECACLIGLPKFKDLYKLNGKPVYILVESRK, from the exons ATGATTAGCTCGTGTCGCATGGGGAAGCAGGAGAGCAACAACAACGGCGGCAACAACATGGAGGAGGACGCGCcggccgcggcgacggcggcgaaggAGAACGGCCGTGGTGCCGTGGACCCGCGCCTCCAGGGCATCTCGGATGCCATCCGCGTCGTCCCCCACTTCCCCAAGCCAG GGATCATGTTCAACGACATCAcggagctgctgctgcggccGGGCGTGTTCAAGGACGCCGTGGACATGTTCGTCGAGCGCTACCGCGGCATGGGCATCGCGGCCGTCGCAG GTATTGAAGCTAGAGGATTCATCTTTGGCCCAGCCATCGCGCTAGCCATCGGAGCAAAGTTCATACCGTTGCGTAAACCAAAGAAGCTCCCAG GTGAGGTAATTTCTGAGGCTTATGTACTTGAGTATGGGACGGATTGTTTGGAGATGCATGTCGGAGCTATTGAACCGGGCGAGCATGTCGTAGTTGTTGATGATTTGGTTGCAACTGGTGGAACCCTTTCTGCTGCTATAAGACTTCTTG AACGTGCTGGAGCTGAGGTGGTTGAATGTGCATGCCTCATTGGGCTTCCCAAGTTTAAG GATCTCTACAAGCTCAATGGCAAGCCAGTCTATATACTGGTGGAGTCCCGGAAATAG
- the LOC133889723 gene encoding uncharacterized protein LOC133889723, whose amino-acid sequence MASNGADAPGAETALTGAARQCICSPTTHPGSFRCRLHRGGGGMQRPASCQQFGPPGAPGSRSLCSVHLRRAASKQRLAHHTTVGGGGGMSRSASEQQFLPSAGVPRLASWQDLAQKK is encoded by the coding sequence ATGGCTTCCAATGGCGCCGACGCACCGGGCGCGGAGACGGCGCTGACGGGCGCAGCGAGGCAATGCATATGCTCGCCCACGACGCACCCGGGGTCCTTTCGGTGCCGGCtccaccgcggcggcggcggcatgcaGAGGCCGGCCTCGTGCCAGCAGTTCGGCCCCCCCGGCGCGCCGGGCTCCCGATCGCTCTGCTCCGTCCACTTGCGCAGGGCCGCGTCAAAGCAGCGGTTGGCGCATCACACcaccgtcggcggcggcggcggcatgtcGAGGTCGGCTTCGGAGCAGCAGTTCCTGCCCTCCGCCGGCGTGCCAAGATTGGCGTCGTGGCAAGATCTCGCTCAAAAGAAGTGA
- the LOC133889196 gene encoding uncharacterized protein LOC133889196 has translation MSSAAETNTGGAAAVVVVERVVTVEYLEQSMSRDLLGKFPDPSAFDFDYSQSGIWSPLSKLPRASPMPASSADFLIANPKRKARAGGCWLKDSAGAGGRSRRRRRRLRRDGSFLDLHETGRTKLDFSPRAPSPSPAKEGWRRVMKAAIRKFKARQRRSRPAPLLQMVLPMV, from the exons ATGAGCAGCGCGGCCGAGACGAacaccggcggcgcggcggcagtggtggtggtggagcgcgtGGTGACAGTGGAGTACCTGGAGCAGTCCATGTCGCGGGACCTGCTCGGCAAGTTCCCGGACCCCTCCGCCTTCGACTTCGACTACTCCCAGAGCGGCATCTGGTCACCGCTCAGCAAGCTCCCCCGCGCGTCCCCGATGCCGGCCTCCTCGGCCGACTTCCTCATCGCCAACCCGAAGCGCAAGGCGAGGGCCGGCGGCTGCTGGCTCAAGGACTCCGCCGGAGCTGGCGGGAGGtcgaggcggcggcgccggaggctGCGGCGGGACGGGTCGTTCCTCGACCTCCACGAGACGGGCAGGACCAAGCTCGACTTCTCGCCGCGCGCGCCGTCGCCTTCCCCCGCGAAG GAGGggtggaggagggtgatgaagGCGGCGATCCGGAAGTTCAAGGCGCGGCAGCGGCGATCCCGGCCTGCTCCCCTGCTCCAGATGGTCCTCCCCATGGTGTGA